The segment atttatacTCAATTTTATTGGAGAAAAAAATACTGGTAAAGTTGCAAAGTTGCTTCttataatcttaaaatttttaaaaaattaaacttatttattttttcattgacatttttttttattatggaaATTGGACATAGTTTAACGCAGATCAGTGAACCGGAAAAAACATGGCCCGAATTATTTAACTTCTTCAGTTCCACTTTTGGTTAAGATATTCCTGATTCATGACATTATCCGTTAGACTGTTATgacgtacaaaaaaaaatttaaaataaatatttttttttttccgtaaaataaatttccaaattttcaaaataaccaaaatggaaactaaatttgataatttaaatatctcAGATAAAAATACTGATACATTAAACAACAAAAATTGTCTTTATTGCAATAAACTTCTTACTGAAGAGTtatggtgtaaagaatgtattaattctttagaaaaatcagcagaaaatggtgacgAAGAAGCAATGTTAAATTTAGCCAATAGTTATAGAGATGGAAAAGGAGtggaaaagaattttgaaaaaagctttcattggtatcaaaaagcatcAGAGAATGGTTATACTGATGCAATGCTTGTTTcagccatatgttataaaaatggagaaggaacagaaaagaatttagacaAAGCTTTTCaatggtatcaaaaagcagcagaaaatggtattaAAAAAGCAATGACTAATTTAGCAGCATTTTATTATAGTGGAATTGGAACAAAaaaggatttagaaaaagctttttattggtgtcaaaaagcagcagaaaatggtgacaAAGTAGCAATGTTTATTTTGGCCAATagatattataatggagaaaaaacagaaaaaaatttagaaaaagcctttcattggtgtcaaaaagcagcagaaaaagatcatattaaaGCAATGTTAAATTTAGCTAtgtgttatgaaaatggagaaggaacagaacagaatttagaaaaagcctttcattggtgtcaaaaagcagcagaaaaagatcatattaaagcaatgtataatttagctatatattatgaaaatggagaaggaacagaaaagaatttagaaaaagcttttcaatggtatcaaaaagcagcagaaaatgataatgaaaatgcAATGTTTTGTTTAGCCAGTAtgtattataatggagaaggaatagaaaagaatttagaaaaagcttttcaatggtaccaaaaagcagcagaaaatgatgatgaaagtgCAATGTTTTTGATAGCTGATAtgtattataatggagaaggaacagaaaagaatttagaaaaagctctTCATTGGtaccaaaaagcagcagaaaatggtattaaagaagcaatgttttATTTAGCCAATATGTATTATagtggaaaaggaacagatataaatttagaaaaagcttttcaatggtatcaaaaagcagtagaaaatggtattaaagaagcaatattttatttagccaatatgtattataacggaaaaggaacagagaagaatttaaaaaggGCTTTTCATTGGTTtcaaaaggcagcagaaaatggtatgGAAGAAGCAATATATGTTTTAGCCATGTGTTGTGCagatggagaaggaacagatataaatttagaaaaagctttttattggtatcaaaaagcagcagaaaatggtaacaATGaggcaatgtttaatttagctacatattataaagatggaaaaggaacagatatgaatttagaaaaagccttttattggtatcaaaaagcagcagaaagtGGTATTAATGaggcaatgaataatttagcagCATATTATTATAGTGGAattggaacaaaaaaaaatttagaaaaagctctTCATTGGTACCAAAAAGcggcagaaaatggtaatgaaattGCAATGTTTAAATTAGCTAtgtattatgaaaatggagaaggagtagaaaagaatttagaaaaaactttttattggtatcaaaaagcggcagaaaatggtattaaagaagcaatgtttaatttagccatatgttatgataTTGGtaaaggaatagaaaagaatatagaaaaagcctttcattggtaccAAAAAGCAACAGGAGAAAATGgtattaaagaagcaatgCTTAATTTAgcttattgttattataatggagaaggaacagaaaagaatttagaaaaagccttttattggtatcaaagatcagcagaaaatggtaatgaagatgcaatgtttaatttatctaaacgttatgaaaatggagaaggaacagaaatgaatttggaaaaagccttttattggtatcaaaaagtagCAGAAAGCAATGAGGACAATTCTGAAAATGAAGTTGAATTATGTAGTGAATGTAAACAGCCATATATTGATTACCAGTGGTGCCAAAAATGTAATACTAAACGATTTCaacaagatttttcaaaatggactagtaaaaatgaatttgttgataaatttattcaagaagcaCAATTAAGTGCTAGAAATGgttatgaaattttagagTGGATACCATATGATAGATTGTCAGatgttaattattatgacAAAGGAGGATTCAGTGAAATTCATAAAGCTATCTGGTTAGATGGACCTATTTATAGTTGGAATTTTGAAAAACAACAATGGAATAGATGTAATTTTCAAACAGGTTATGAGGTTATtcttaaaatacttaataattcatcaaatttaaataataaatttctggATGAGgtatattgtttatattaaatataaaaatttattttcttttgcaaaatttaataatttttttttatcatttatacagtggaaatatcattataattgtcagaagaaatcattttcaaaatttattcaattctttggaattacccaagatccaaataattcaaattatatgatagtaatgagttatgcaaaaaagggaagtttgagaaaatgtttatctgatattaataaatttaaatggcAAGATAGGTTACAATTATtgaaaagtattatattaggACTTAAAGTAATTCATAGGTCAGATTTAGCTCatggtgattttcatgatggtaatattttaatttcagataattataatgagttatttattattgatttaggattatgtaaacctaTAAGTGATTTACAGGATTCTGAcaatgaaatttatggagtattGCCTTATATGGCGCCTGAAATATTAAGAAGAAATCCCTATACTCcagcaagtgatatttatagtttttcaatgataatgtgggaatttacatcgGGCATTCCTCCATTTAATTATGAAGCACATGATCTTGAACTTAGTTTGAGTATTTGTGAAGGTGAACGTcctaaaattatgaaaaaatactccaaaatgttatatagatttaatgaaaaaatgttgggatttgGATCCTTTCAATAGGCCAACTATAATAACacttgaaaatattatatccgAATGgattaaatgtattaatagATATTATGCAGCAAACAGTGATGGAAATTATCTCTATGAAGTACCTGACatcaataatcaattaaaaattgatatgtTGGAATTTATAGAAGGAAACGAAGCTTTAGTTCAAGAACAAGAACAAGAAAATGcttctattataaaatttcatccACAAGCATGTTATACAAGTCGCAAACTTACTGAAATTTATTTCCAAGAAGAATCACAAGATTTTGATTCTATGATTATAGATTAATAATTcagtttatttattctttatttgttaGATTATTTATCAGTCAgttatatattgaatatctATATTATGtacttttacaatttttacaataaagtcAGCATTATTAAATACAAGTATGTTAGTTATTgaaataatgtttattatatttttattttcatttacaaTCTTGCCTAGCAAACTTAATATACAAATCCATACTACAAAATTTACTGTCttagaataatattataataattacaaattctTCCATCcactaaattttctttctgaTATGATACTAAAAATCCTTGCACATTGTTGAGATCCAACGttcttttttaatgatattctttaaaaatatgtaaaggaattaaaccaaaatttctaaatatacctaaatatacaccaaaattattttagatttgaTAATGAAATGTAATAAACAACCACTGAAGAATTATATCAGTTActaaaaaatggaataatgaaattgaaaaataaaggTAGCAAATTAGCGAAACAAGTGAATTAAAAAGAGTGAAGGTATATTAGCATACATCATATACTAGCACacatacaatattttattagcagactttcatatttcaaaaacaataaattcaatagatttattttgtttttaacattttatatgtttttatagATTGTTATCGTAATTCCATATGTTTTATGCAAATcatttttgaagatttttattaaacaggaATATAAACGTCAatgcaaatttataataaattagacAATTACATATAGTGTAAACAATTAAagacctaaaaataaaatctattctagtattagttaaataatttttacttaaattagTTTCAATCTCTAACCAGCTCTAAATTATGTTAATACAGCATTgtactatatttatttaatcttattaaaacctttataaaatttttggcaaataagtacaattaatattatgtacaAAATTGCCGCAGACTacttaaataagtaaattgcAAAGTTGAAAatgttaacttttttaataataaaaaaatatagcttgttattaataatatcattttgaattatttttacttaaatatgTATTAGTTGTTATAGTTGTTTACTACGTATAGTATAGCATAGTAAATAACTACGCGAGCATCTATTTGATCAGTGAtcactatataaaataaactattttagaTTTTGTGTATTTGTGGGGAATGTAAGTTAATATCACTGATTGTtatataactataaatattagtaaaaactGAACGTGAATGTATTAAGATGTATTGTAATAATAgcaaatcaataaaaataaactataactACTATAGCTTATCATACTGGTTACATAGTTTATAAACGGCAAAAACAAAATACTAGATGCCCATTAGTGGCCAggtgataaaaataattatgtgttaaatgttcaaaaaaattttctcttttattattattatactaatataaattatattaattatgctTCATACAATATATAgcataatttttcataaaatacaaatagtaaaaaaaaaattaataaacttataaaatgatatatcATTTGTTTATGGTTAATTTTTAACCATGTATTcatctgtaaaaaaaagtatttgatttaaaaattgcttataattattaattatatattgaacATACCCTAATTTCTACTTGTCATCATTTCGTCATCACCATGCACAATTTCTTAATGAGTTTTGTGCTagatattcatttattaatttaactgaATAATTtggatatttattaaaaatcattttcaaatttttagcaattggtctttttttaggatcatTGCTCCAACATCTTTTCATCAATTCTGCATATTCAGACATAGTACCTTCAATTTTTCAGGTCTAATACCCTTACAAACAtctaaagaagaaattataagaaatacacagtgaaattcgataaaccggatctatcggttccactaaaaatatccggtttatcgGGATATCCAGTTTAgcgaaaaaatttcgatatattgaaaatctattatattgaatttttaaaaaattttcatgctaataaaactaatatacactataatttgattttttcatctAGTTTTAAGTTATAGAGgtcatgaaaatgaatataaaatattttaattgaatatataagtaatacttAACTTCAGccggaattaagatttttataattccagccaaatttaagatttaccgcatcacgttacttaaattttattggttcccAGTCACgtgatccggtttatcgaatcatttttactatagctggttagaaaattgatccgttATAGCGAATATCGagcttttactagtaaactccggtatatcgagcctattttaatatacgtgaTTTGGTTCCCGCAAAAAAGTCCGGTTTAGGCccaaatccggtttatcgaatatccggtttatcgaatttcactgtgtattaTGAAATGCTGGGACTCCTGATGTCAACTCCACATTATTATGCCTAAACTAAATATATCAGCAACTTTTGTATATGGTTTACCAAATGaaacttctggtgccatataaggAAGAATTTCATTTGcatcatttttttgtattagatTGATTAACTGGTTACGTAATCCAAGAGAATTCCTTTAAGCTGAGATATAGAAATTAAATGTATAGCTGcgtatctaataatttattagaaattttagaattttatatcatatcTTATCTCAAATTACTCACTATTGCATTAatcatgaaataaaatatttctatggctaataataacaaagtttAAAACAATTATTCGCCTCATTTAATAAATCCTCGTTAATCATTTAAGCTTTTAAGTATTATAAggtaactttaatttttattaatttaagtgGATTTTAATttgcatatttattatcttgttcatttttaaaaaccGTTCACTTCCAATTTTGTTTCTCATAATTCCTAACAAAATGCCCATATATACTGTGCTAAAACCACCTTATGCAAGAAATTTAATAGTCCCTAATTGTTATATAAAGGATCCATTTAAGCAACTTGCAAATGAtttggttaataaaaaattttttaccagtAAAGTGTAACATTGAAATAAGCACATTTAACTTTTATTCTGTCGTATTTTGTATGTAAAATTAAGcatgatatttattaatttatgctacaaaatataaaaattttgtccaATCAAATTCGAGGTCCAGGAGGATGCTCCTGCGTTTTCAGCCATTTCAACCGTTTATATTTATCTAGGCGAAATCTTATTTGTCACATGCCGTAATGCAGGCCAATTCACGTGAACGCAAAATTTTTGTCGGTACCGCTGAGAATGTTTTAACATCCTGAATACTAcgaaatgtaattattttttattgcatCAATAGACAAGCGATACCAAATTctcatattttaatacaatatttttccCCTAATCTTTTGAACTGTGGGACGagaaaattcatttttgatagattttgcaaaaaaaatatcacatAATGGTATGGCATAGTATATTGCCTTGAAATTGAAACATAGATAGCTATAGAATTGTTTCATCTGATTAATTTATCTGAAATCAAATGTagcataaattataattttttggacaatcaattttaacatgtttaatatatttgaattttaatacagaaataataaatgaatcaaTAAAGATTTTACAAATCCTTTATTCTTTAATGATATTGGCTCTTTAACCATTGTTAAACCTAATACAAGATAGTATAAGATAAAATGATATGATAAAATTGGGCTTTGCTccattaatattacaataaatatataggTACGTGTacattccctataaaaaaagaaaattcagaatttgtcctgaaaagtatggaaaatgtccggaaattttcCGTGCGTCCGGAAAACATTTGGAAACGGTCACgttttggaacattttccggacgcacaaattccagacattttcttgacactccagaatttgtccagaatttgtccagaatcgagcgtccggaaaatgttccaaaacgtgaccgtttccgaatgttttccggacgcacggaaaatttccggacattttccatacttttcaggacaaattctgaattttctttttttatagggattacataagaaaaatttcgatcattaattattgtgattttttttgaatctcACTCGATCGAGATGATTAGTTAATAGTAGTCAGGTCTCTTAAAGTTCATATTTTCCTTGGACTAAGGTGTCGGAGCTAAAAACATTGCGATGCATACATTGCTACAAGCAGCAAAACCTGCTTGACAGGCTGGATAAGCAGCTATGGCAcctaaataatcataaaatccttaagtttgaaaaataaatgtacTGACCcattttgaagaattaaagTTGCATTTACCAGCACCGTATGTTGATAAGATTGAGACACCCATACAAGTGTGGTATGCAGTACCACAAGCACCCGCACACGTGGCATAGGATCCAAAGCCAGCATTAACGTTTGAAGACGTGAAAAGCAAGAATGTCAAAATGAATGTAAGCCATATAATGGACCTCAGATTCATGGTGATTATgcgtaataaataaattttgaattttgaatttggTCAGATTActcagagaaaaaaaaagttgaatgaAATGTTTTTGGGATCATTGGGAATTTATGTGGAAAATTATTCTGTCGCACAGACTTGTCAGATGATCACGAACTCTTGGCAAGGAATGAATTTTCCGATTTTGATGACTTATACTCTGTGTATTTTGAACATTTCTAAATTGGTGCAAATATGGCTTAAATGTGAAcgaaaactttattaatattcattgCCAGGTTTATTTTCGATAGTTAACTCTCCCAACACTCACTATGTTTCatatgttctttttttgtataatagaCATGAcgaaagatttaaaaatataatgatttcgCACTTATATCAGAATTCTAAGTTAACAGTTTATAGTTAATATGAAAAACGTTCtgtattgatttaataatacgCAATTCATTTATAATGGTCAATGTCATTTTCTTCCATGCTTTCATTTACCGGTAGGAAGCATCCGAGATTCAATTATGTGATTTTCTTTTCTAAAGATTTCTAATCTGGTAGAATCCTCACCAGAATTAGTAATCCGAGATCTTTGCAAATTCTAAATGAAACTAGTACGTAGGTGATTTCGTCATAACAAATACATGATACCGttcaatacttttttataaaaaattataggtACGATACAATAAAAGAGAAAGCAAAATGTCTTCCAAAAATCGAGTTACACACTCGTCCGTAAAAAacctaaaagaaaaatcgACTCACCATTAACTGGTAACGGgatataattaaagataatCATAGTTCCGTATAATAACTCAGAAGTTTCCTCAACTTCTGTCTCGAACAAAAACACAAAGGCacaaaaacatcaaaaatCTCTCTTACACCGATGATAACATCAATAGTAAAGAAGcttctaaacaaaataatggaaatccTTCTGACAACATAGAAATATCACCCATGATAATTTACATAACTTCATTCATGCACCTTTAAAATCTCGTTCAAATGTTGACGATTATATTCATAGTGTAGACATCTGGATCAGGGCCGATGATTTTATGATGTGATataacataaattatttatgtgtTATAACCAAATTATgtgataagattttttttaatttttattattttatgtgatattatttgataaatttatataattatttgattttatgtataataaagatgtgataattttataaaatttattatttaattttaattcctcATATTTTAAACACCATTAAAGTACAACATACTTAATCCCTTAAGAGAATCTTTAGACAAACTTTGCCAATCATTATCCAAAAGAGAATTGTACATAGAAAAGCTCCGTTCAACAGTACAACTTGATATCGGCAGACAAATATAATCCAAAGCAATATTAGAAAGGATTGGCAATTGCGTTGCCTTATTTAACCAATATTGATCCAATTCGATTTCAcctaaaaattcattatctaAGCCACAATAAATTCCCCATTCTCGTAATAATTCATCTGATGGGTTAGCGAATTCCTTAATTATATTGTACTGCCGAATGTTCTTTCGTAAAAGGTCTCCAGCATGAATATATCTAGGATCAAAAACTTGGCATGCATGAAAGAGTGGTCGAGTTGGATGATTAGGAATATGGGCAGAAAATTTGCTGTAAGCTGTTTCAAAGGCCAATCTGAAAATAGCATAGAAATCGTTTGGATTAAATCGAAGCtggat is part of the Rhizophagus irregularis chromosome 2, complete sequence genome and harbors:
- a CDS encoding uncharacterized protein (SECRETED:cutsite_VNA-GF; SECRETED:prob_0.9483); SECRETED:SignalP(1-25) → MNLRSIIWLTFILTFLLFTSSNVNAGFGSYATCAGACGTAYHTCMGVSILSTYGAGAIAAYPACQAGFAACSNVCIAMFLAPTP